Genomic segment of Rhodocaloribacter litoris:
CGCCGTTTCATCCGCGTGGAAGCGCCCGTGGTGGTGCTGCGCGACGTCAAGCTCATCGACGGCACCGGTGCTCCGGCCCGGATGCACCAGACCATCGTCGTCGAGGGGGACCGGATCGCGGCCGTCGGGCCGGTGGAGGAGGTGAGGGTGCCGGAGGGAGCGGCGGTGCTGGAACTGGCGGGGCATACGGTCTTTCCGGGCTTTGTCGGGTTGCACAACCACACGTTCTACACGACGGCCTCGCGGCGCGTCCAGCTCAATTACAGCGCCCCCGTGCTGTACCTGGCCTCCGGCGTCACGACGATCCGCACCACGGGCAGCTATGCCCCCTACAGCGAGATCAACCTGAAACGTTCCATCGAGGCCGGTGAGATGGTCGGGCCGCGAATGTTCATCACCGGGCCGTACCTCACCGGGGGGGAAGGGATGACGTACATGACGCGGCTTTCCGGGCCGGAGGACGCCCGGCGCGTCGTGCGCTACTGGGCCGAGGAAGGCGTCGACTGGTTCAAAGCCTACACGCTCATCACCCGCGACGAGCTGGCCGCCGCCATCGACGAGGCGCACCGGCACGGCCTGAAAGTGACCGGCCACCTCTGTTCCGTCTCGTTCACCGAGGCCGTTGAACTCGGCATCGACAACCTGGAGCACGGCTTCTTCACCAACACGGACTACGACGACGACAAGCCCGCCGACCGGTGCCCCGATGACTTCCGCGAATCCCTGCTGGAGGTCGACCTCGACGGCGAGGCCG
This window contains:
- a CDS encoding amidohydrolase family protein, whose translation is MRPLLLTLLALLACLPATAQRPGFSDEVRRFIRVEAPVVVLRDVKLIDGTGAPARMHQTIVVEGDRIAAVGPVEEVRVPEGAAVLELAGHTVFPGFVGLHNHTFYTTASRRVQLNYSAPVLYLASGVTTIRTTGSYAPYSEINLKRSIEAGEMVGPRMFITGPYLTGGEGMTYMTRLSGPEDARRVVRYWAEEGVDWFKAYTLITRDELAAAIDEAHRHGLKVTGHLCSVSFTEAVELGIDNLEHGFFTNTDYDDDKPADRCPDDFRESLLEVDLDGEAVRETFRVMIEHDVPMTSTLAVYELIVPDRPPLEQRVLDAMAPEVREEYLATRERIRERGGDFWARLFKKAQAYEYRFVRAGGTLAAGVDPTGIGGALPGYGDQRNFELLVEAGFTPVEVVQIMSANGAKVLGIDEKVGTVTPGKQADLIVIDGDPETDPAQIRNVTLVFKAGVGYDAAKLIESVRGLVGIR